In a single window of the Lineus longissimus chromosome 4, tnLinLong1.2, whole genome shotgun sequence genome:
- the LOC135486107 gene encoding RNA-binding protein Ro60-like → MLRNFKDGVMSFLGASSEADGTKSGSDSDSAMEPVPQSEPTEASQVPNSAGGFSWQVSDLDQLRRFLVLGCEGGTYYACEKDLKDMNVAVIDKMIKENRGIEVVGLVKQYSVEGRTAKQDSILLALAICTRQDDKATKSAAYAALPEICRIPTHLFQFIEYAEKKSKDGTGWGRAHRKAICKWYNSFKKNPKRLAMHVTKYRNRNGWTHRDVFRLSHPKPESDAIGSIVKYVIKGLETAKKDYSSDTSAEDTIAVLEFLSAVEKAKDSNSEDEVVELIKKFGLVREHVPTALLNSVSVWGALLKDMPMTALIRNLNKMTAVGLVGIGREETKLVTDKLLNQDLLKKARIHPLNVLVAMNTYKRGSGEKGKLTWLPDQSIVSSLEEAFYLSFKFVEPTNKRHLLAVDVSGSMSCAISGTVGISCATASACLSMVTARTESNFEVVAFSHKLTSVNITQRMTLNQVTKTFNRIRMGGTDCALPMTWAAQNKKKFDVFVVYTDSETWFGNIHPAEALRQYRIKSGIWDAKLIVCGMAANQFTIADPSDPGMLDMVGFDSAGPEIMRNFTLGQL, encoded by the exons ATGTTGAGAAACTTCAAAGACGGTGTTATGTCCTTCCTGGGCGCGTCGAGCGAGGCTGATGGGACAAAATCTGGGAGTGACAG TGACTCAGCCATGGAGCCTGTACCCCAGTCCGAGCCCACGGAAGCATCCCAGGTTCCTAACAGTGCTGGCGGCTTCTCTTGGCAGGTTAGCGATTTGGACCAGCTCCGTCGATTTCTTGTCCTTGGATGCGAGGGTGGGACGTACTATGCCTGTGAAAAGGACCTGAAGGATATGAACGTTGCTGTGATCGACAAAATGATAAAAGAAAATCGTGGCATTGAAGTTGTAGGGTTGGTCAAACAGTACAGTGTTGAGGGTAGGACCGCTAAGCAGGACTCTATATTGCTTGCCCTTGCTATATGTACGCGCCAAGATGACAAGGCGACGAAGTCTGCCGCATATgctgccttgcccgagatctgTCGCATCCCGACACATCTGTTTCAGTTCATAGAGTATGCAGAGAAAAAGAGTAAAGATGGTACAGGATGGGGGCGTGCACATCGCAAAGCAATCTGCAAATGGTACAACAGCTTTAAAAAGAATCCCAAACGTCTTGCTATGCATGTCACTAAGTATCGTAACAGGAATGGTTGGACGCACAGAGACGTATTCCGTCTTTCCCACCCAAAACCAGAATCTGATGCAATAGGCTCTATCGTCAAATACGTCATCAAGGGCCTAGAAACTGCCAAAAAGGACTATTCTAGTGATACCAGTGCTGAGGATACCATTGCTGTACTAGAATTCCTCAGTGCTGTTGAGAAGGCCAAAGATTCAAATTCTGAAGATGAGGTAGTTGAACTGATCAAAAAGTTTGGACTTGTACGAGAACATGTTCCCACAGCATTGTTGAATTCTGTCAGTGTGTGGGGTGCCTTATTGAAGGACATGCCCATGACAGCTTTGATTAGAAACCTCAATAAAATGACTGCTGTCGGTTTAGTCGGTATTGGCAGGGAGGAGACTAAATTGGTAACAGACAAGCTTCTCAACCAGGATCTGTTGAAGAAGGCCAGAATTCATCCTCTCAATGTGTTGGTTGCAATGAATACATACAAAAGGGGGAGTGGGGAGAAGGGCAAACTAACATGGTTACCTGATCAAAGTATTGTAAGCTCATTAGAAGAAGCTTTCTATCTGTCCTTCAAGTTTGTCGAGCCAACAAACAAGCGCCATCTACTGGCTGTTGATGTGAGTGGGTCGATGAGTTGTGCAATCTCGGGAACTGTCGGCATTTCATGTGCCACTGCCTCCGCATGTCTTTCGATGGTCACTGCTCGCACCGAGTCCAACTTTGAGGTTGTTGCCTTCTCTCATAAGCTGACAAGCGTCAACATAACACAACGCATGACCCTGAACCAGGTGACAAAAACATTTAATAGAATACGGATGGGGGGAACAGACTGTGCCCTTCCGATGACTTGGGCTGCACAAAATAAGAAGAAGTTCGATGTGTTTGTAGTCTACACTGATAGTGAGACTTGGTTTGGGAATATCCACCCAGCAGAGGCTCTGCGCCAGTACCGCATCAAGAGTGGGATTTGGGATGCAAAGTTGATTGTTTGTGGCATGGCGGCTAATCAATTCACAATCGCTGATCCTTCTGACCCAGGTATGCTTGACATGGTCGGGTTCGACTCTGCTGGCCCAGAGATTATGCGCAACTTCACACTTGGCCAATTGTAA
- the LOC135486565 gene encoding kelch-like protein 24a isoform X2: MPRGEAATDDKSKVGRGKDKMDECREGTETTNNDEVTITVDGERFVFSGKQLADKSDYFDAMFYTSCMKECITRQVELNYISVSDMEVIRDFIEEKQPGLNKQNILSVTSAATMLQLKHLCEKCCEYLLEMTDPSNCLSVMKFAEQQSLQLVHNKAKRIAMWNLLEVVESEEYSMQTFAELSLYLGSGALNLELKADAVYAILKWAWATGPNSRCSAEDLTSLLAIFCHGDDVSCINDVVQNAEELSKLSLKEIRERLKSLDEMSSYCFRRPSFPRVLLVVGGDLLFHDSKLPNTKISYLDPETQNLKTLTNIPFQEGRPACSMGYKCCVVGKDLYITGGEKNRGRNQWCRDVWRYNPFEDVWDVPTELPGPRRHHCVCTDGENMYLMGGFGSYRYILDTTDVYNVNTGEWSSLPPLPRPEFSATCACDNERIYVIKSIIQIYTKATDSWSLINPPLPYSSKIHSLHSFGHKLIMVAEFSGKLLEFDTRTGQIVEEIATFKEACGSGCFVDGVFYIVGGSDMDESACVECFQTVTKTVAKFEAAIANHACLALPFWLRAS, from the exons ATGCCAAGAGGAGAGGCCGCCACTGATGACAAAAGTAAAGTTGGGCGAG GTAAAGATAAGATGGATGAATGTCGGGAAGGTACCGAGACAACAAACAATGATGAGGTCACTATCACTGTTGACGGAGAAAGATTCGTCTTCAGTGGAAAACAGCTTGCAGACAAGAGTGACTACTTCGATGCCATGTTCTACACGTCATGTATGAAAGAATGTATTACGCGGCAAGTTGAACTAAATTACATATCTGTGTCAGATATGGAAGTGATCAGAGACTTCATCGAAGAAAAGCAGCCAGGTCTTAACAAACAAAATATATTGTCAGTAACGTCTGCAGCAACAATGCTGCAATTAAAAcatctttgtgaaaaatgttgtgAATATCTTCTGGAGATGACCGATCCATCGAATTGCCTTAGTGTTATGAAATTTGCGGAACAGCAATCCTTACAACTAGTTCACAACAAAGCAAAGAGAATTGCTATGTGGAACCTCCTTGAAGTGGTCGAAAGTGAGGAGTATTCTATGCAAACATTTGCTGAACTATCATTGTACCTTGGCAGTGGCGCGTTGAATCTAGAACTCAAAGCAGATGCTGTGtatgccattttgaaatgggcTTGGGCTACTGGTCCAAATTCTAGATGCTCCGCGGAAGATCTCACATCTCTCCTTGCAATTTTCTGCCATGGTGATGATGTCAGTTGCATCAACGATGTTGTTCAGAATGCAGAGGAGCTGTCGAAACTTAGTTTGAAGGAAATAAGAGAGAGGCTTAAGAGTTTGGATGAAATGTCTTCCTATTGT TTCCGCAGACCATCCTTCCCAAGAGTTCTCCTAGTTGTTGGAGGTGACCTCTTGTTCCATGATAGTAAACTTCCCAACACAAAGATCAGTTACTTGGACCCTGAGACGCAAAATCTGAAAACCCTGACCAATATTCCATTCCAAGAGGGGAGACCCGCCTGTAGCATGGGGTACAAATGTTGTGTTGTAG GCAAAGATCTATACATAACTGGTGGTGAGAAGAACCGAGGGAGAAACCAATGGTGCCGTGATGTCTGGAGATACAATCCGTTTGAAGATGTCTGGGATGTCCCAACAGAG CTGCCTGGGCCAAGACGCCACCATTGCGTATGCACGGATGGGGAGAACATGTATCTGATGGGAGGTTTTGGGAGCTACAGATACATCCTGGATACGACTGATGTCTACAATGTTAACACTG GAGAGTGGTCCAGTCTACCTCCATTACCACGTCCAGAATTTTCTGCCACCTGTGCCTGCGATAACGAACGAATATACGTCATAAAGTCGATCATTCAAATCTACACCAAGGCGACGGATTCATGGAGTCTGATCAATCCACCACTACCATACAGTAGCAAAATACATTCACTGCATAGTTTTGGCCACAAACTGATAATGGTCGCCGAATTCTCGGGGAAATTGCTCGAATTTGACACACGTACTGGACAGATAGTGGAAGAGATAGCAACGTTCAAGGAAGCTTGTGGATCGGGCTGTTTTGTTGATGGGGTGTTCTATATCGTGGGTGGTTCTGACATGGACGAGTCGGCCTGTGTGGAATGTTTTCAGACAGTGACCAAGACTGTGGCTAAATTTGAGGCTGCCATAGCAAATCATGCATGCCTGGCATTGCCTTTTTGGTTAAGGGCATCCTGA
- the LOC135486106 gene encoding poly [ADP-ribose] polymerase tankyrase-2-like, translated as MLEKRLRGAAKSGRLALVKGLLPVVRDVNSRDENGRSALWWAARNGHSNVVTSLVRKGADVNAKDTDKWSPLFAAIDARHLDVVKILVGYGADLEAEDDGDNSAANFAAGHGLSDILEFLLTAGANLEHSNSTLDTPLICAAIDGHRDVVNMLLNMKANIKAQNQNGYSCLHCAVTKSHCDVVSLLIAKGADIECKDNGLCTPLGLASLMGNTGLARILLEAGCYVNSDDVDGNTVLGKAVIEGHKDLVELLLQFGADFAERNMDGYRSLHLAAIQGYREIAEILIDAGADFDGLDPRDRSPLMCASMNGHHDVMKLLMDLGAHLDHRDEHGNASLHYAALNGLPEIAKTLIGAGADIETGNMMGSSPLCCAAICGETAVAEVLIEARACLEHRDRSVTAYPIECPDSHELTSEYVGGTTPLASAAFGGHVDVCKLLLEAGANVTKVDEFGHFPLELSIRGGKIETIELLLNVALDQCSRDTPFEFQRLVNEAVKYGYKNVLELLVQKGADVELKDQVNQSILNLSSVQGHVNIAEYLIDIGADISTRDLLDNTPLLHASFFGHLSVVELLTSKGADTNAVNKEGRDALFCAAQNGHSDVVRFLAQLGMNVNKTDNVGWCPLGAAVGRGHLECVKELVQLGARLDFRTTDDINSGLLHVAAYAGLVDIYQFLRIVGLKQEKDSEGRLPVDCFPFHDIIDYSVLDVDESDLSVFQFGRSDSEASFRHIIPEVNLSDLANLRGIGNVTSIPIGATEKVNTFVDNFVGEREDIHQRCGSSAEGTKVGLPDEVDYMLKDCIATVEANCLIEYGDGYVGIDLERGQNRVKTNSKYSGDDLDLLSIESEHETDWNDYVVETADEFDLDMQNQGKKKSKYSCDLLSSESRHETDWNDYAVETVDEIDLDTQDQGKTKSKYSCDADGLLSCESKQETHSNDYAVDTGEEIDLRKQNEGKTKSKHSPRALGMLSSKSRHVMHPNDFVVETGKVSNTGLNPNEMDLSRQNQGKTKSKYPISALGCLFRKSRHENRSNYFAVPNEADLARHDELIKSWHPMYSCSVLGLLSSKSRHETHWNDFIDRMYNEEVVVSLPRAVLGGGNASTPMSIRWQQSPPRTGSIIVSIDLVPVLSISDWPNDFIQKTWLMNSRTLRGSGYKVVMKPPHEESDMGKRLGEELRVQLWRISFPHLEVAHISSLESRVKDVYVTAKCLRNPAVCRIVLRDSDGKLQFVNKYLTSYMLKTVFMHNVEAFLSKNLSLAEMLMVLFSQLEDHLSKRFIPLFWVPRINLLEGLNIDVEKAHQVAKLMTSFVREMVLRDGKYPRITDDASRLKDLGRTLKVLTKQIEFIDKQIADASAQNQSEEDQMQLIKMKEMSTECKATAIQLKQEVDSAEKQGTTPV; from the coding sequence ATGCTTGAGAAACGTCTTCGCGGTGCTGCCAAGTCTGGTCGGCTGGCCCTGGTCAAAGGTCTCCTTCCGGTTGTCCGGGACGTGAACAGTAGAGATGAAAATGGGAGGTCCGCCCTGTGGTGGGCAGCAAGAAACGGACACTCaaatgttgtgacgtcattggtgagaAAAGGAGCAGACGTCAATGCAAAAGATACAGACAAGTGGTCGCCATTGTTCGCAGCAATTGATGCCAGACATCTTGATgttgtgaaaatattggtaGGTTACGGGGCGGATTTGGAAGCTGAAGATGACGGGGACAATTCTGCGGCTAACTTTGCTGCAGGACACGGCCTTTCAGATATATTGGAGTTTCTCCTCACTGCTGGCGCTAATCTGGAGCATTCGAATAGTACGTTGGACACGCCCTTGATATGTGCTGCGATAGATGGTCATAGAGATGTGGTCAATATGCTGTTGAATATGAAGGCTAATATCAAAGCCCAGAACCAAAATGGATACAGCTGTTTGCATTGCGCAGTGACTAAATCGCATTGTGATGTTGTTTCTCTGCTAATCGCAAAAGGAGCtgatatagaatgtaaagacaatggttTGTGTACACCTTTGGGACTTGCTAGTCTCATGGGAAACACGGGGCTAGCTCGCATCTTACTCGAAGCTGGATGTTACGTAAATAGCGATGACGTGGACGGCAACACTGTTTTGGGTAAAGCAGTGATCGAAGGACATAAAGACTTGGTTGAATTACTCCTTCAATTTGGCGCTGATTTCGCAGAACGGAACATGGATGGTTACCGGAGCTTGCATTTAGCGGCGATTCAAGGTTACAGGGAGATTGCAGAGATTTTGATCGACGCAGGGGCGGATTTCGATGGTCTTGATCCGCGTGATCGAAGTCCATTGATGTGCGCGTCAATGAATGGACATCATGatgtgatgaaattgttgatgGACCTGGGTGCACATCTAGACCACAGGGACGAACACGGCAACGCTTCTCTGCACTATGCCGCTTTGAATGGACTACCTGAAATTGCCAAAACATTGATAGGTGCTGGGGCCGACATCGAGACAGGAAATATGATGGGAAGCTCTCCCCTCTGCTGTGCAGCAATTTGTGGGGAGACAGCTGTTGCAGAAGTGCTAATCGAAGCTAGGGCCTGCTTAGAACATCGGGACAGAAGTGTGACGGCATATCCAATCGAATGCCCCGACTCTCATGAACTAACATCCGAATATGTAGGGGGCACAACTCCCCTTGCCTCTGCCGCCTTTGGTGGACACGTCGACGTATGTAAGCTCCTCCTAGAGGCAGGTGCGAATGTTACCAAAGTGGACGAGTTCGGACATTTCCCTTTAGAGCTTTCTATCCGAGGTGGAAAGATAGAAACTATCGAACTACTCCTGAATGTTGCTCTGGACCAATGTAGTCGTGATACGCCTTTTGAATTTCAAAGGCTGGTAAACGAGGCAGTGAAATACGGTTATAAAAATGTCCTGGAGCTGTTGGTACAGAAAGGAGCTGATGTTGAGTTGAAGGATCAGGTGAATCAGTCAATACTAAATCTTTCCTCTGTCCAAGGTCACGTCAACATTGCAGAGTACCTTATTGACATCGGCGCTGACATTAGCACAAGGGATCTCTTAGACAATACTCCCTTGTTGCATGCCTCTTTTTTCGGACACCTTTCAGTTGTGGAGTTACTTACCAGCAAAGGTGCGGACACGAACGCCGTAAATAAAGAAGGGAGAGACGCCCTTTTCTGTGCtgctcaaaatggccattccgACGTTGTCAGATTTCTAGCGCAATTGGGAATGAACGTGAACAAAACTGATAATGTGGGTTGGTGTCCGTTAGGAGCTGCGGTGGGGCGCGGTCATCTCGAATGCGTCAAGGAGCTAGTGCAACTCGGGGCCAGACTTGACTTTAGGACGACGGACGATATAAACAGTGGACTCCTGCACGTTGCGGCTTATGCAGGTTTGGTAGACATCTATCAGTTCTTACGAATTGTCGGTCTCAAACAGGAGAAAGATTCCGAAGGAAGGCTACCAGTAGACTGTTTCCCGTTTCATGACATCATTGACTATTCTGTTTTAGATGTCGACGAATCTGACCTATCAGTATTCCAATTTGGGAGAAGTGACTCAGAGGCGTCATTTCGTCATATAATTCCAGAAGTGAACTTGTCCGATTTAGCAAACCTAAGAGGTATCGGCAATGTCACATCCATTCCGATTGGCGCCACCGAGAAGGTCAATACATTCGTTGATAACTTTGTTGGGGAACGAGAGGATATCCATCAAAGGTGCGGCAGCTCCGCAGAAGGGACTAAGGTTGGCCTGCCAGACGAGGTAGATTATATGTTAAAGGATTGCATAGCAACTGTGGAAGCTAACTGTCTGATTGAATATGGCGATGGGTATGTGGGCATCGATTTGGAGCGCGGACAAAACCGAGTGAAGACAAATTCCAAGTACTCTGGCGACGATCTTGACCTGCTCTCCATTGAGTCCGAACACGAAACCGATTGGAATGACTATGTTGTAGAAACTGCAGACGAATTTGATCTCGATATGCAAAACCAAGGGAAGAAAAAATCTAAATACTCTTGTGACCTGCTCTCCAGTGAGTCTAGACACGAAACCGATTGGAATGACTATGCTGTAGAAACTGTAGACGAAATTGATCTCGATACTCAAGACCAAGGGAAGACAAAATCGAAATACTCTTGCGACGCTGATGGACTGCTGTCCTGCGAGTCCAAGCAAGAAACCCATAGCAATGACTATGCTGTAGATACTGGAGAAGAAATTGATCTACGGAAACAAAACGAAGGAAAGACAAAGTCTAAGCACTCTCCCAGGGCACTTGGAATGCTCTCCAGTAAGTCCAGGCACGTAATGCATCCGAATGACTTTGTTGTAGAGACTGGGAAAGTATCTAACACCGGCCTCAATCCGAACGAGATGGATCTTTCAAGACAAAATCAAGGAAAGACAAAATCTAAGTACCCTATCAGCGCACTTGGATGTCTCTTTAGAAAGTCCAGACACGAAAACCGTTCTAATTACTTTGCTGTTCCGAACGAGGCGGATCTTGCGAGACATGACGAACTGATAAAATCTTGGCACCCCATGTACTCTTGCAGTGTACTTGGACTGCTCTCCAGTAAGTCCAGACATGAGACCCATTGGAATGACTTTATTGATCGGATGTATAACGAGGAAGTTGTGGTGTCCTTACCTCGAGCTGTCCTGGGTGGCGGTAATGCCAGTACGCCCATGTCGATTCGTTGGCAGCAAAGTCCGCCTCGGACTGGAAGTATCATCGTTTCCATTGACTTGGTACCAGTTCTCTCTATTTCTGATTGGCCTAACGATTTCATTCAGAAAACATGGCTGATGAACAGCCGGACTCTGCGTGGAAGCGGTTACAAGGTTGTCATGAAGCCCCCACATGAGGAGAGTGATATGGGGAAGCGTCTAGGGGAGGAGTTGCGGGTGCAGCTCTGGCGGATTTCGTTTCCTCATTTGGAAGTCGCTCATATCTCAAGTTTGGAGTCTCGGGTCAAGGATGTATACGTCACAGCCAAGTGCTTGAGAAACCCCGCCGTATGCCGCATTGTTCTCAGAGACAGCGATGGCAAACTACAATTTGTCAATAAGTATCTCACGAGTTACATGTTGAAAACTGTCTTTATGCACAACGTGGAGGCGTTCCTAAGCAAGAATTTGAGTCTAGCAGAAATGCTGATGGTATTGTTCAGTCAGTTGGAGGATCATTTATCAAAGAGGTTCATTCCTCTGTTCTGGGTTCCTAGGATCAACCTTTTGGAAGGTCTGAACATCGATGTTGAAAAAGCACACCAAGTGGCAAAACTCATGACGTCATTTGTGCGAGAAATGGTTTTGAGAGATGGGAAATATCCACGAATAACCGATGACGCCAGTCGGCTGAAGGATCTTGGGCGGACTCTGAAAGTCTTGACGAAGCAGATCGAGTTTATTGATAAGCAAATTGCTGATGCGTCAGCACAAAATCAAAGCGAAGAAGATCAGATGCAACTTATTAAGATGAAGGAGATGTCCACTGAATGTAAGGCGACGGCGATCCAACTGAAGCAAGAGGTTGATAGTGCGGAGAAGCAAGGAACAACGCCGGTGTAA
- the LOC135486565 gene encoding kelch-like protein 24a isoform X1 yields the protein MVLMFFSTLLRCQEERPPLMTKVKLGEVGKHYYRGTRWNKALLEAKEGKQEGKDKMDECREGTETTNNDEVTITVDGERFVFSGKQLADKSDYFDAMFYTSCMKECITRQVELNYISVSDMEVIRDFIEEKQPGLNKQNILSVTSAATMLQLKHLCEKCCEYLLEMTDPSNCLSVMKFAEQQSLQLVHNKAKRIAMWNLLEVVESEEYSMQTFAELSLYLGSGALNLELKADAVYAILKWAWATGPNSRCSAEDLTSLLAIFCHGDDVSCINDVVQNAEELSKLSLKEIRERLKSLDEMSSYCFRRPSFPRVLLVVGGDLLFHDSKLPNTKISYLDPETQNLKTLTNIPFQEGRPACSMGYKCCVVGKDLYITGGEKNRGRNQWCRDVWRYNPFEDVWDVPTELPGPRRHHCVCTDGENMYLMGGFGSYRYILDTTDVYNVNTGEWSSLPPLPRPEFSATCACDNERIYVIKSIIQIYTKATDSWSLINPPLPYSSKIHSLHSFGHKLIMVAEFSGKLLEFDTRTGQIVEEIATFKEACGSGCFVDGVFYIVGGSDMDESACVECFQTVTKTVAKFEAAIANHACLALPFWLRAS from the exons ATGGTTCTCATGTTCTTCTCAACTCTTTTGAGATGCCAAGAGGAGAGGCCGCCACTGATGACAAAAGTAAAGTTGGGCGAGGTAGGGAAACATTATTACAGAGGAACACGATGGAACAAAGCCCTCTTGGAGGCCAAGGAAGGAAAACAAGAAG GTAAAGATAAGATGGATGAATGTCGGGAAGGTACCGAGACAACAAACAATGATGAGGTCACTATCACTGTTGACGGAGAAAGATTCGTCTTCAGTGGAAAACAGCTTGCAGACAAGAGTGACTACTTCGATGCCATGTTCTACACGTCATGTATGAAAGAATGTATTACGCGGCAAGTTGAACTAAATTACATATCTGTGTCAGATATGGAAGTGATCAGAGACTTCATCGAAGAAAAGCAGCCAGGTCTTAACAAACAAAATATATTGTCAGTAACGTCTGCAGCAACAATGCTGCAATTAAAAcatctttgtgaaaaatgttgtgAATATCTTCTGGAGATGACCGATCCATCGAATTGCCTTAGTGTTATGAAATTTGCGGAACAGCAATCCTTACAACTAGTTCACAACAAAGCAAAGAGAATTGCTATGTGGAACCTCCTTGAAGTGGTCGAAAGTGAGGAGTATTCTATGCAAACATTTGCTGAACTATCATTGTACCTTGGCAGTGGCGCGTTGAATCTAGAACTCAAAGCAGATGCTGTGtatgccattttgaaatgggcTTGGGCTACTGGTCCAAATTCTAGATGCTCCGCGGAAGATCTCACATCTCTCCTTGCAATTTTCTGCCATGGTGATGATGTCAGTTGCATCAACGATGTTGTTCAGAATGCAGAGGAGCTGTCGAAACTTAGTTTGAAGGAAATAAGAGAGAGGCTTAAGAGTTTGGATGAAATGTCTTCCTATTGT TTCCGCAGACCATCCTTCCCAAGAGTTCTCCTAGTTGTTGGAGGTGACCTCTTGTTCCATGATAGTAAACTTCCCAACACAAAGATCAGTTACTTGGACCCTGAGACGCAAAATCTGAAAACCCTGACCAATATTCCATTCCAAGAGGGGAGACCCGCCTGTAGCATGGGGTACAAATGTTGTGTTGTAG GCAAAGATCTATACATAACTGGTGGTGAGAAGAACCGAGGGAGAAACCAATGGTGCCGTGATGTCTGGAGATACAATCCGTTTGAAGATGTCTGGGATGTCCCAACAGAG CTGCCTGGGCCAAGACGCCACCATTGCGTATGCACGGATGGGGAGAACATGTATCTGATGGGAGGTTTTGGGAGCTACAGATACATCCTGGATACGACTGATGTCTACAATGTTAACACTG GAGAGTGGTCCAGTCTACCTCCATTACCACGTCCAGAATTTTCTGCCACCTGTGCCTGCGATAACGAACGAATATACGTCATAAAGTCGATCATTCAAATCTACACCAAGGCGACGGATTCATGGAGTCTGATCAATCCACCACTACCATACAGTAGCAAAATACATTCACTGCATAGTTTTGGCCACAAACTGATAATGGTCGCCGAATTCTCGGGGAAATTGCTCGAATTTGACACACGTACTGGACAGATAGTGGAAGAGATAGCAACGTTCAAGGAAGCTTGTGGATCGGGCTGTTTTGTTGATGGGGTGTTCTATATCGTGGGTGGTTCTGACATGGACGAGTCGGCCTGTGTGGAATGTTTTCAGACAGTGACCAAGACTGTGGCTAAATTTGAGGCTGCCATAGCAAATCATGCATGCCTGGCATTGCCTTTTTGGTTAAGGGCATCCTGA